Proteins co-encoded in one Brassica oleracea var. oleracea cultivar TO1000 chromosome C4, BOL, whole genome shotgun sequence genomic window:
- the LOC106342911 gene encoding protein NETWORKED 2D-like: MLQRAASNAYSWWWASHIRTKQSKWLEQNLQDIEEKVQYVLNLLQEDGDSFAKRAEMYYKKRPELITFVEETFRAYRALAERYDKISTELQNANTTIASAFPDQVPNFAMDDDDDGPSSKLPKRPNLPGPTAPNVPKMPVKDLKSAVRVATKKLQPRKSMKYTGGATNVAVKSSGLSKSEAMGEIDKLQKEILTLQTEKEFVKSSYEKGLSKYWEFEKSIKEKQERICGLQDEFGESVAIEDDEARRLMTESAIKSCQEKLVELQEKQEKSYEEAKEEHLKIVESKEKLRSMSSQLLGEESVVFADDDEVRSSTLEHEMREMSRKKEELESVKEKIREHFESGVNSSVDATEMAERVDELVNKVISLESAVSSQTALIQRLRNETNGLQTQISTLETDKAVLADDKNDLRKKLKEMEERLKALQDLDRNVMDKTSTLSTDFDKACSNLDNLSTGKLDEVKKKPESVGVKMEPEKDLKEMSEETKEEEAEKKSETTTVAEDIIIPSKSSEVVLESTEKIDSEPEMQSDKTEAVLLDNVLEKQSESDKTESVLLDNVLEKQSESDKTDNVLEKQILSKESDQKEGESEPDWKEMFMKGMENREKHLLTEYTTILRNYKDMKKDLDETKTKNATKDDEIKHLREKMTLLQKGLADSNDLLESQMSNDDYSLGFMAAENESMSLVEEQFRLNIDELLEENLDFWLRFSTAFGQIQGYDTSIEDLQGEISKLEQRKKQDGSGTAKYALRSDVRPLFRHLREINTDLGLWLEKGAALKEELKSRFESLCNIQEEITKALKSSAEDDDFKFTSYQAAKFQGEVLNMKQENNKVADELQAGLDHITTLQLEIDKTLGMLTEEFALSGSKNRSELDLQHSDSRSRVPLRSFIFGSKQKKTKPSIFSCMHPSLYRKMKASTPT, translated from the exons ATGCTGCAGAGAGCTGCGAGTAATGCGTATTCATGGTGGTGGGCTAGTCATATCCGTACCAAACAATCCAAATGGCTCGAACAAAACCTTCAAG ATATCGAAGAGAAGGTGCAATACGTGCTCAACCTCTTACAAGAAGATGGAGACTCGTTCGCCAAGCGCGCGGAGATGTACTACAAGAAGAGACCAGAACTCATAACCTTCGTGGAAGAAACCTTCAGAGCATACAGAGCCTTAGCCGAGCGTTACGACAAGATCTCCACCGAGCTTCAAAACGCCAACACCACCATCGCCTCTGCATTCCCCGACCAAGTCCCCAACTTCGCGATGGACGACGACGACGACGGCCCCTCTTCCAAATTACCCAAAAGACCCAACCTCCCCGGTCCTACCGCCCCCAACGTCCCCAAGATGCCCGTTAAAGACCTGAAGAGCGCGGTGAGAGTGGCTACCAAGAAGCTTCAGCCGAGGAAGTCAATGAAGTACACTGGCGGTGCGACCAACGTGGCTGTCAAGAGCTCGGGGTTGAGCAAGTCCGAGGCCATGGGGGAGATTGACAAGCTGCAGAAGGAGATTCTGACGCTGCAGACGGAGAAGGAGTTTGTGAAAAGCTCCTACGAGAAGGGTTTGTCCAAGTACTGGGAGTTCGAGAAGAGCATTAAGGAGAAGCAAGAGAGGATCTGCGGGTTGCAGGATGAGTTCGGGGAGAGCGTTGCGATCGAGGACGACGAGGCGAGGAGGTTGATGACCGAGTCTGCGATCAAGTCGTGTCAGGAGAAGCTCGTGGAGCTGCAGGAGAAGCAGGAGAAGTCTTACGAAGAAGCGAAAGAAGAGCATTTGAAGATCGTGGAGTCTAAGGAGAAGCTGAGGTCTATGTCTAGCCAGCTTCTAGGTGAGGAAAGTGTTGTCTTTGCGGATGACGATGAGGTTAGAAGTAGTACTTTGGAACATGAGATGAGAGAGATGTCTAGGAAGAAGGAAGAGCTGGAGTCTGTTAAGGAGAAGATCAGAGAGCATTTCGAGTCCGGCGTGAACTCTTCGGTGGACGCTACAGAGATGGCTGAGAGAGTTGATGAGCTTGTGAACAAAGTGATTAGCTTGGAGAGCGCGGTTTCCTCCCAGACTGCTTTGATACAGAGGTTGAGAAACGAGACCAACGGTCTTCAGACGCAGATAAGTACTCTTGAAACCGATAAAGCTGTATTAGCAGATGACAAGAATGATCTTAGGAAGAAGCTCAAGGAAATGGAGGAAAGACTCAAAGCGTTGCAGGACTTGGACAGGAACGTGATGGATAAGACTAGTACTCTGAGTACAGATTTTGATAAAGCGTGTAGTAATCTCGATAACCTCTCTACTGGGAAGTTGGATGAGGTGAAGAAGAAGCCAGAGAGCGTGGGGGTGAAAATGGAACCGGAGAAAGATCTAAAGGAAATGTCTGAGGAGACAAAAGAGGAAGAAGCTGAGAAGAAGAGTGAAACAACAACAGTTGCAGAAGATATCATCATCCCAAGTAAAAGTTCAGAAGTTGTTTTGGAATCTACTGAAAAGATTGATTCTGAACCAGAGATGCAATCTGACAAGACAGAGGCTGTTCTTCTTGATAATGTTCTAGAGAAGCAGTCTGAATCAGACAAGACGGAGTCAGTTCTTCTTGATAATGTTTTAGAGAAACAGTCTGAATCAGACAAGACAGATAATGTTTTAGAGAAGCAGATACTTTCTAAAGAATCTGATCAGAAGGAGGGAGAGAGTGAACCAGACTGGAAAGAGATGTTCATGAAAGGAATGGAGAACAGAGAAAAGCATCTGCTCACAGAGTACACAACCATCCTAAGAAACTACAAGGACATGAAGAAAGACCTCGACGAAACGAAAACAAAAAACGCCACGAAAGACGACGAGATCAAGCACCTCAGAGAGAAGATGACCCTCCTGCAGAAAGGCCTCGCGGACAGCAACGACCTGCTGGAAAGCCAGATGTCGAACGACGACTACTCCCTCGGTTTCATGGCAGCGGAGAACGAGAGCATGTCCCTGGTCGAGGAGCAGTTCCGCCTGAACATTGACGAGCTACTAGAGGAGAATCTCGACTTCTGGCTGAGGTTCAGCACTGCGTTCGGGCAGATACAAGGGTACGACACGTCCATCGAAGACCTCCAAGGCGAGATATCGAAGCTGGAGCAGAGGAAGAAGCAGGACGGGAGCGGGACGGCTAAGTACGCGCTGAGGTCGGACGTCAGGCCGCTTTTTCGACACCTGAGGGAGATCAACACCGACCTCGGCCTCTGGCTCGAGAAAGGCGCCGCGCTGAAAGAGGAGCTCAAGTCGAGGTTCGAGTCGCTGTGCAATATTCAGGAAGAGATCACAAAGGCTTTGAAGTCGAGCGCCGAGGACGATGACTTCAAGTTCACGAGCTACCAGGCTGCTAAGTTCCAAGGCGAGGTGTTGAACATGAAGCAGGAGAATAACAAAGTGGCGGATGAGTTGCAGGCGGGGCTTGATCATATCACCACGCTTCAGCTGGAGATTGACAAGACTCTGGGGATGCTGACCGAGGAGTTTGCGCTTTCGGGGTCCAAGAACAGGTCGGAGCTTGACCTCCAGCACTCGGATAGTCGGTCCAGAGTGCCGTTGAGGTCGTTTATATTTGGGTCCAAACAGAAGAAAACGAAGCCGTCTATATTCTCTTGCATGCATCCTTCGCTATACAGGAAGATGAAGGCTTCTACGCCAACATAG
- the LOC106338900 gene encoding KH domain-containing protein At4g18375-like: MNNLSAATTAVSNQNQRQQRRAIIHVLPDEVALRVVCHASVIGGIIGSNGYVVSTLRRETGTKIHCESPVNGSDHWVVFIVGSTAVNKSFLLTDRVGGFAAGEHEGWVTCEVSAAQMALIRVLERSWAVLAAKDSGGVVEGDDKEAYCGILADRSQIGAVLGLGGKSVEWMRRNSGAMIRVLPPPSCGTNSDELIQITGDVLAVKKALVMVSNFLQNSPPLNGYPPPLCSKAYDSSTEDPHSEFLPSLRSSLPNASETAASNNTHTPSRNRFQDSIDTYRKVVFKLICTSVAAGGIIGRHGTIIRAMQNEAGASISIGAPLKASGERVVTITARESLDSGYSPAQKALGLVFARSVEIDVGKSLFPGALVKAKLLVPSQFANDFAGNREAVMVTGVDVHIPVGSQILDGLSENELVIEIMGEYKHVQKALCQVSSKLRENLLPKKAVEEVRARVSNPYNLQPSQQNTGRGDSLSVLDGEQDLNMLRISTEVMKSIDCTHTEANEVNGFIHPTSLLENGLTQGMKQLQLSSNGYFSSLPPRNKGVSLRNVTLELAVEKDALAALYGRDGAGLDNLQQISGARVDVKDSLTGVEATVLLSGNPEQTQTAMSLFISILADP, translated from the exons ATGAATAACCTCAGTGCAGCAACAACCGCCGTATCGAATCAGAATCAACGACAACAGCGACGGGCAATAATCCACGTGTTACCAGACGAGGTGGCGTTACGAGTCGTCTGCCACGCGTCAGTTATAGGCGGCATAATCGGATCAAACGGCTACGTCGTCTCCACGCTCCGGCGCGAGACCGGTACCAAAATCCACTGCGAGTCTCCGGTGAACGGTTCCGATCACTGGGTCGTATTCATCGTCGGATCAACCGCCGTTAACAAAAGCTTTCTGTTGACTGACAGAGTCGGAGGCTTCGCCGCCGGTGAACACGAGGGTTGGGTGACTTGCGAGGTCTCCGCCGCTCAGATGGCGCTGATCAGGGTTTTGGAGAGGTCGTGGGCCGTTCTGGCGGCGAAGGATAGCGGCGGAGTCGTGGAGGGGGATGATAAAGAAGCTTACTGTGGGATTCTAGCCGATCGGAGTCAGATTGGTGCTGTTTTGGGGTTGGGAGGGAAGAGCGTGGAGTGGATGCGGAGAAACTCCGGCGCTATGATTAGGGTTTTGCCTCCTCCCAGTTGTGGTACGAACAGTGATGAACTGATTCAG ATCACTGGCGATGTCTTAGCTGTGAAGAAGGCACTGGTTATGGTATCAAATTTTCTTCAGAATAGTCCACCTCTCAATGGCTATCCACCGCCACTTTGCAGCAAGGCCTATGACTCATCTACTGAAGATCCTCACTCTGAGTTTTTACCAAGCCTGCGCTCTTCATTGCCCAATGCTTCTGAAACTGCTGCATCCAATAATACTCATACACCATCAAGAAACCGTTTTCAAGATTCAATAGATACATACCGGAAGGTTGTGTTCAAACTAATCTGCACAAGTGTTGCAGCTGGAGGCATAATTGGGAGACATGGAACTATCATCAGAGCTATGCAAAATGAAGCAGGTGCTTCCATTTCGATCGGAGCTCCACTAAAAGCATCCGGTGAACGTGTTGTTACCATTACTGCACGTGAG AGCCTTGATTCAGGGTACTCTCCTGCACAAAAGGCTCTGGGTCTTGTCTTTGCAAGATCTGTTGAGATTGATGTTGGGAAAAGTCTGTTTCCGGGTGCTTTAGTGAAAGCTAAGCTATTGGTACCGTCACAGTTTGCTAATGACTTTGCTGGAAACAGAGAAGCAGTCATGGTAACTGGTGTTGATGTACACATTCCAGTAGGTAGCCAGATTCTAGACGGTCTTTCAGAAAATGAACTGGTTATAGAG ATTATGGGAGAGTATAAGCATGTACAAAAGGCCTTGTGTCAGGTTTCTTCTAAGTTACGTGAGAACCTATTACCAAAGAAGGCCGTAGAAGAAGTGAGAGCTAGAGTTAGTAATCCATATAATCTGCAACCATCACAACAA AACACAGGAAGAGGAGATTCTCTCTCGGTATTAGATGGTGAACAAGACTTGAATATGCTCAGAATCAGTACAGAAGTAATGAAGTCCATCGATTGTACTCATACCGAGGCGAATGAAGTCAACGGTTTTATACATCCAACAAGCTTATTGGAGAATGGGTTGACACAGGGAATGAAACAGCTTCAACTTTCTAGCAATGGATACTTTTCTTCTTTACCACCACG AAATAAAGGTGTATCTTTGAGAAACGTTACCTTGGAGCTAGCTGTTGAGAAAGATGCTCTTGCTGCACTCTATGGAAGAGATGGTGCCGGTTTAGACAATCTACAACAG ATTTCAGGAGCCAGAGTGGATGTCAAGGATTCTCTTACAGGAGTTGAAGCGACGGTCTTACTCTCGGGGAATCCTGAGCAAACCCAGACAGCCATGTCTTTGTTCATTTCAATCCTTGCTGATCCGTGA
- the LOC106341237 gene encoding plant UBX domain-containing protein 5-like: MGDDDHKPPPTTEEIRQKMISSFTTEITSSSEQVAILILEAHQWDIAAAISAFRDAVVAAADAARPNVPSPIRLRSPRSPSRAFSPGDGNILSDSDEKENEDPMESDDVERDLSSLPRRLKFRSLSEILSVIPQEIPRTVTLYRNGYTFDDDNILWPLDDPQCAEFLEVVESLEAPRALDSPGGKRRVLITLIRRQQEDFHEPPKPFQGVGRTLAEPDSVPPASSDSLTAEATPSTDPTAPTTSIKVILADGTPIVSRFTTTHHTIRDVRNFIDAARPDASRDYQLLIMGSSPPTPLTTDLDQTIEQAGISNAVLTQKF; encoded by the exons ATGGGTGATGATGATCATAAGCCTCCGCCGACGACGGAGGAGATTCGCCAGAAGATGATCAGCTCCTTTACTACTGAGATCACATCTTCTTCGGAACAAGTCGCTATACTCATTCTTGAAGCTCATCAATGGGATATCGCCGCTGCAATCTCCGCCTTCAGAGACGCCGTCGTCGCAGCAGCCGACGCAGCCAGGCCAAATGTTCCTTCGCCGATACGGTTGCGATCACCACGGTCTCCTTCTCGTGCCTTCTCTCCTGGCGATGGGAACATCCTCAGCGATTCCGATGAAAAAGA GAACGAAGATCCTATGGAATCAGATGATGTAGAAAGAGATCTATCATCATTACCAAGAAGACTAAAGTTCAGAAGCTTAAGCGAAATTCTTTCGGTTATTCCTCAAGAGATCCCACGCACTGTAACTCTTTATAGGAATGGTTACACTTTCGATGATGATAATATATTATGGCCATTGGATGATCCCCAATGTGCAGAGTTTCTTGAG GTCGTAGAAAGCTTGGAGGCACCACGTGCACTCGATTCTCCAGGTGGCAAACGGCGTGTCCTTATCACACTCATTAGGCGTCAACAAGAAGACTTCCAT GAGCCACCAAAACCATTCCAAGGAGTGGGAAGAACTCTAGCCGAGCCAGACTCTGTCCCACCAGCTTCATCCGACTCACTGACCGCAGAAGCAACACCATCAACGGATCCCACAGCTCCAACAACCTCGATCAAGGTCATATTAGCGGACGGCACACCCATTGTCTCCCGGTTCACTACTACTCACCATACCATCAGAGACGTTCGAAACTTCATTGACGCGGCTAGACCAGATGCTTCCAGAGACTACCAATTACTCATCATGGGGTCGTCTCCTCCTACACCACTGACGACTGACTTAGACCAAACCATCGAGCAAGCTGGCATCTCGAACGCTGTTCTCACTCAGAAGTTCTAG
- the LOC106338901 gene encoding uncharacterized protein LOC106338901, with protein MSIVAADPKHKTISPYVAVISQPQLNGLNYDEWAINFRMALSSRKKFGFLDGSIPKPEQGSPQLEDWIANNHLLRFSIKSGARLQQLRNSLATCKQNGSTVDDYFGRLTKIWDGIAESMESKQCRCGKCECDLNTAHEKEKENMKIHDFLSGLDDSVHGVIRSQLCAITPLPDLDSVYQTIVQNETIRMSVASETPMMSFATQAQSAMNSRSTAPRDSARQGTSPTDFRGGYNNHKPRNKTGGIGTQSGAQSRGSGYNPRANVTQIPSANAAGLGSTGLLTESDRVGLTGLSDEQWNIVQRMINAGKSTATSRGKKNDTLWILDTGATHHMTGCVELLDDVRNIPSLAVTLPAGSDASASKQRTTKLTSRLTLQNVFYVKGFHTNLISFGQLVTDNFLIGQVTDKLIILQDCNTRMLIGAGEREGEGLYRFRGIDMVTSFQTRVNADLVLWHNRLGHPSSHVTGIVSGVSDNSSSSELLFKSCDVCLRAKQTRQCFPTSSNNAKPVFNLIHLDLWGPYRETAFCGSRYFLTIVDDHSRAVWLYLLSDKTMVSEQIHNFLTMIERQLSKKVKVIRSDNGTEFTCLSRFFREQGILHETSCVHTPQQNGRVERKHRQILNVARALRFQASLPIEFWGECILLQLPSPLLLGAETESESDTDIATGSNNEESNNVADGDGSPAQIHVETEENTSLSLTEDTPREAVESNTGTEEPLGRGHRTKKINIKLRDYVVDTIPGSSPSSSHASISPSPQPSSGTVYPIANYVSCARFSTNHQQFLTALSTNIEPKSFQEAMKDPRWGNAVHVEYDSLEENHTWRLEHLPKNKKALGCKWVFTIKYRGLMEGLDYEETFAPVAKMKTVRLFLDLAAKNNHEVYQMDVHNAFLHGDSIFSPFSFVSFISDADTVAITTVSFSCTNDLLNAAKESDDVERAPLPSSSRRLNSRSVSEILSDTPQLVRSIVTIWRNGFTLDDHPLSTLDDPDNAIFLEDSPKPFQGVGRTLAEPPASSDSLATEPTPSMDPTAPTTSIKVILADGTPIVSRFTTTHHTIRDVRDFIDAATPDASRDYQLLIMGSPPTPLTTDLGQTIEQAGISNSVLTQKF; from the exons ATGTCGATTGTGGCGGCCGACCCGAAACACAAAACTATCTCACCATACGTAGCTGTAATCTCACAACCTCAACTCAACGGTTTGAATTACGACGAATGGGCTATCAACTTCCGTATGGCGTTAAGTTCTCGGAAGAAATTTGGGTTCCTCGATGGAAGCATTCCCAAACCAGAACAAGGATCTCCACAGCTCGAAGATTGGATAGCTAATAACCATCTTCTT AGGTTCTCCATCAAAAGTGGAGCTCGACTCCAGCAACTGCGAAACTCGTTGGCAACTTGCAAGCAGAACGGCTCGACGGTGGATGATTACTTTGGCCGTTTAACAAAGATTTGGGATGGAATAGCAGAGTCTATGGAATCAAAACAGTGTAGATGTGGAAAGTGTGAGTGTGACTTGAACACGGCTCATGAGAAGGAAAAAGAAAACATGAAGATCCACGACTTCCTCTCAGGACTAGACGACTCAGTGCATGGGGTTATCAGATCTCAACTATGCGCAATAACGCCTCTTCCGGATCTTGACAGCGTTTATCAAACGATTGTGCAGAACGAGACCATTCGTATGAGCGTAGCGTCTGAGACTCCGATGATGAGCTTTGCCACACAAGCTCAGTCTGCCATGAATTCTCGATCTACTGCACCGAGAGACTCGGCTAGACAGGGAACTTCACCAACTGATTTCCGTGGTGGCTACAATAATC ACAAACCAAGAAACAAGACGGGAGGCATAGGAACTCAATCTGGTGCGCAGAGTCGTGGGAGTGGCTATAATCCAAGAGCCAATGTCACGCAGATACCGAGTGCGAATGCAGCAGGATTGGGTTCGACTGGCTTGCTCACAGAGAGTGATCGTGTTGGCTTGACTGGACTATCAGATGAGCAATGGAACATTGTTCAACGAATGATTAATGCTGGTAAATCGACTGCAACCTCCAGGGGTAAGAAAAATGATACTCTCTGGATTCTTGATACAGGCGCAACACATCACATGACTGGATGTGTTGAGCTGCTAGATGATGTGCGAAACATACCGTCGCTAGCGGTTACGTTGCCTGCAGGATCTGATGCGTCGGCGTCAAAGCAGCGCACAACAAAACTCACTTCTCGTTTGACTTTGCAGAATGTTTTCTATGTCAAAGGATTTCATACAAACTTGATTTCGTTTGGTCAACTTGTTACTGATAACTTCTTGATTGGCCAAGTCACTGATAAACTCATAATTTTGCAGGACTGCAATACGAGGATGCTGATTGGAGCGGGTGAACGAGAGGGAGAGGGACTTTACCGGTTTCGTGGGATAGACATGGTGACTTCCTTCCAGACTCGTGTCAACGCAGATTTGGTGTTATGGCATAACCGGTTGGGTCATCCATCGTCTCATGTTACTGGGATTGTTTCTGGTGTTTCTGATAATTCTAGTAGTAGTGAGCTTTTATTTAAGAGTTGTGATGTCTGCCTTAGAGCTAAACAAACTCGACAATGTTTTCCTACAAGTTCTAATAATGCAAAACCAGTTTTTAATCTGATTCATCTTGATTTATGGGGACCATACCGCGAAACAGCCTTTTGTGGATCACGATATTTCTTAACTATAGTAGATGATCACTCTCGGGCTGTATGGCTGTATCTCTTATCGGATAAAACAATGGTTTCTGAACAGATTCACAACTTTCTCACTATGATCGAACGTCAGCTTTCGAAGAAGGTTAAAGTGATCAGGAGTGATAATGGGACTGAGTTTACATGCTTATCTCGGTTCTTCAGAGAGCAAGGAATCTTGCATGAGACGTCATGTGTTCATACGCCACAGCAAAATGGTCGGGTTGAGCGTAAACACAGACAAATCTTGAATGTAGCTCGGGCTCTGCGGTTTCAGGCAAGCTTGCCTATTGAGTTTTGGGGAGAGTGTATCTTGCTGCAG CTTCCATCTCCACTACTTTTGGGTGCTGAAACAGAATCAGAAAGTGACACTGATATTGCCACTGGATCGAATAATGAAGAATCAAATAATGTAGCTGATGGAGATGGCTCTCCAGCACAGATACACGTTGAGACAGAGGAGAATACTAGTTTGAGTTTGACTGAGGACACTCCACGTGAGGCTGTGGAATCTAATACTGGTACTGAGGAACCTCTTGGTCGAGGGCATCGTACAAAGAAAATAAACATCAAACTACGAGATTATGTTGTTGACACGATTCCAGGTTCAAGTCCCTCATCCTCTCACGCCTCAATATCACCTTCTCCACAGCCATCCTCAGGTACGGTCTATCCTATTGCAAATTATGTATCTTGTGCACGTTTTTCGACTAATCATCAGCAGTTCTTAACGGCGTTGTCTACTAATATTGAGCCAAAATCGTTTCAAGAAGCTATGAAGGACCCTCGTTGGGGTAATGCAGTACATGTGGAATATGATTCACTTGAAGAGAATCATACTTGGCGTCTTGAGCACTTGCCTAAAAATAAGAAAGCGCTTGGCTGTAAATGGGTGTTTACGATTAAATATCGGGGGCTGATG GAAGGACTTGACTATGAAGAAACTTTTGCACCAGTTGCAAAGATGAAGACTGTTCGTCTGTTTTTGGATCTTGCTGCCAAGAACAACCATGAGGTATATCAAATGGATGTCCATAATGCTTTTCTTCATGGGGATTCCATCTTTTCTCCATTCTCGTTTGTCAGTTTCATCTCCGATGCCGATACGGTTGCGATCACCACGGTCTCCTTCTCATGCAC GAACGATCTTTTGAACGCTGCTAAGGAATCAGATGATGTAGAAAGAGCTCCTCTACCATCATCATCAAGAAGACTAAATTCAAGAAGCGTAAGTGAAATTCTTTCAGATACTCCTCAATTGGTCCGGAGCATTGTCACTATTTGGAGGAATGGTTTCACTCTCGATGATCATCCATTATCCACATTGGATGATCCGGATAATGCAATCTTTCTTGAG GATTCACCAAAACCATTCCAAGGAGTGGGAAGAACTCTAGCCGAGCCACCAGCTTCATCCGACTCACTGGCCACAGAACCAACACCATCAATGGATCCCACAGCGCCAACGACCTCGATCAAGGTCATATTAGCAGACGGCACGCCCATTGTCTCCCGGTTCACTACTACTCACCATACCATCAGAGACGTTCGAGACTTCATCGACGCGGCTACACCAGATGCCTCGAGAGACTACCAATTACTCATCATGGGGTCTCCTCCTACACCACTGACGACTGACTTAGGCCAAACCATCGAGCAAGCTGGCATCTCCAACTCTGTTCTCACCCAGAAGTTCTAG